GGATTTCTCGGCTCCTTGAAGAGGCTGAGGTGCCAAAGAGAGTACTCTGTGTCTTTGCCAATCTCAAGCGCCTTGGGGAGCTCAAAGCGAGGGTCTTCTCGTGATTGTCGGAGAGCGCAAACCCTTAAGAGAAATTCTTGACCTTCTCTCCCCCTATGAAAAAGTCCTTGTTCTCGGGTGTGGAGCCTGTGTTACAGTGTGCCTTGCAGGAGGGGAAAAGGAAGCTCGGGAACTTGCGGCCATCCTTCGGCTCAAGGGTTTCTCGGCGGAGGCTTCTTCGGTGGAGCGGCAATGCGAGCGGGAATTCCTCCTCCCTCTTCGAGAAAAGATTTCTGAGTTTCCGGTGGTGCTCTCCCTTGCCTGTGGGGTGGGGGTGCAGACTCTGAGTGAGGTTTTCCCCAAAACTCCTGTTTTCCCGGGCCTCAATACGAGCTTCATGGGGGCTCCTGTCACCCAGGGGGTGTGGGAGGAGCGTTGCATCGGATGTGGGGAGTGCATTGTGCACCGTTTCGGGAATATCTGCCCTGTGGCCCGCTGCGCCAAAAACCTCCTCAACGGTCCCTGTGGAGGGTCAAAGAACGGAAAATGTGAAGTTCGCCCCGAGCGGGACTGTGCGTGGCAACTCATTTACGACCGGATGAAGTCCCTCGGAAGGCTTGAGGAGCTTTTTGCCATCCAGCCCCCCAAGGACTGGTCGTTCTCTCGCTTTGGGGCACAGCGGAAAATCGTTCGGGAGGATGTCAGGCATTGAGTGTGCTGCGGGAACTCCTTGCTCGTGGGGCTTTTGTGGTGACTGCCGAAGTCGGTCCCCCAAAGGGGACGGACCGGGAAAGCATAAAGAAAAAGTGTGCACAGCTTCGGGGTTTTGTGGATGCAGTTAACATTACCGATAACCAAACCGCTATTGTGCGGCTCTCGAGTTTTGCAAGTTGCCTCATGGTGCGTGAGGTGGGTCTTGAACCGGTGATGCAACTTACCTGCCGGGACAGGAACCGCATTGCCCTGCAGAGCGATTTCCTTGGAGCCTGTGCCCTGGGAATCGAGAACTTCCTCTGCCTCACCGGGGACCACCAGAGTCTCGGCAACCACCCTGAGGCACGGAGTGTCTTTGATGTTGACTCGGTGCAGCTTCTTGCAATCTTTCGGAGGATTCGGGACGAGGGTGTTTTTGCAAACGGTGAGAAGGTGAAGGGGGAGGTTCGAGCATTTCTTGGGGCCGGAGAAAATCCCTTTGCTGACCCCTTGGAGTTCCGGGTCTTCCGTTTAGCCAAGAAGGTTGAAGCAGGGGCGCAGTTCATTCAGACCCAGGCGGTTTTCGACCTTGAGATGTTCTCCCGATGGATGGAAGAA
The Candidatus Caldatribacterium sp. genome window above contains:
- a CDS encoding methylenetetrahydrofolate reductase C-terminal domain-containing protein; amino-acid sequence: MIVGERKPLREILDLLSPYEKVLVLGCGACVTVCLAGGEKEARELAAILRLKGFSAEASSVERQCEREFLLPLREKISEFPVVLSLACGVGVQTLSEVFPKTPVFPGLNTSFMGAPVTQGVWEERCIGCGECIVHRFGNICPVARCAKNLLNGPCGGSKNGKCEVRPERDCAWQLIYDRMKSLGRLEELFAIQPPKDWSFSRFGAQRKIVREDVRH
- a CDS encoding methylenetetrahydrofolate reductase, with amino-acid sequence MSVLRELLARGAFVVTAEVGPPKGTDRESIKKKCAQLRGFVDAVNITDNQTAIVRLSSFASCLMVREVGLEPVMQLTCRDRNRIALQSDFLGACALGIENFLCLTGDHQSLGNHPEARSVFDVDSVQLLAIFRRIRDEGVFANGEKVKGEVRAFLGAGENPFADPLEFRVFRLAKKVEAGAQFIQTQAVFDLEMFSRWMEEVRRLKLHEKVHILAGVIPLKSLQALRYMKEEVPGMVVPSWVEERMRKARDPKEEGVRIAVETIEALRKIEGVRGVHIMAVAWESVVPDIVKASGLFPRPGIGGGAGA